CGTGGTTTAGTACTTCTACGCGAACTGGAGCACAACGGCATCCGTCTTTGGCACAGCTGGATTCGTCGGGCCTGCCGACATCGCTTGGCTGTTCTCTTCGGCCACTCAAGGCAATCTAGCCGACACATGAACCGCATGTTACGAAGGGAATGCCCTTATTCTCCAGAGCGTGTGATTGCAGACATCGACCGTGTGTGGGGGCATCCACCCCTTTTCAGCGGTCAGCAAGACGATTTGTCTCAGCTGGTCAATCCTCCAAGTTCGAACATGTCTCAACGCAGGACTGGACGAACGCTATGGAGAGAAGCTCGCCTGAAAGGAGCGGCCTTTGTCAAAACTAAATGAGATGCTGTGTATATTTTGGACAACTATGTACATACAATTAATTACAATAAGCCCTGCCCCAATGCTGGAGCTCCTCCCAGTCCATCTAGCCATCAAAAGTACTACCATGTCCGAAGGTCCAGATCACTACGTAGTCAACACGTGACTGGACCGCCAGGCAACGATGATAAAGATTCAAAACACTCTGAGCCACGGAAATTGCCAGTCGGCCCCCTTCTTTTTGAGTGTATTCCGTCTAAGAATAGTCTCAGAGGCAACGCGGCCCAGGCTTACGAAATCATTCTGACTTTCTCTGTGGGACTGTGGCCCACCAGCACAGTCAGCACTGTCAGATCGCCTCCAATCCTCTCTGACGTTCAATTCCAAAGTGGATCTCTCAACGCAATCACTGTGATGCTGAACTGTCAAACAAAGCCCGTTAGTGGATAGCGAGATTGAGTTGATACTTTTTCTAGACCGTGTGGATAACATCAAGAGGCTGGCGCAGCCTACAGTCAATAGTCAATAATAAACAGTTATTTCAGATCTTGGGTTTTCACAACCATTCTTCATTGCATTAGCCCCCTTTTGATTCCAACCTGAAACAAGTTTCCTCTGCATTTTTGTTCTGCAGAATATATCCTGCATTCCTGGAATCTGCATACCAAAGATCTACTTTTTCCCCAGTACTTGCATAACCGCATCTAGACTGAAGTGTCGTGTTCATCACAAGGTACAGTAAAGGCAACCATCATGCTAGGACAATTAGGACTCGGTGTCCTAGCACTTTTCCCTCTGACATATGCAACGGCGTTGCTTCCTCGAGAAACAGCATGCAATAACTCTCCAAGTCTCTGCTCAAAGTCCTATGGGGAAATCACACATCTGGGGGCGCACGATAGTCCGTTCGTACGAGATGCATCGACAGGCTATTCGACCTCAGCAAACCAGTAAGCTGAATCCGCGACATGTTTGCACGGCAGCAGCCAAGCGTTTGCTGATACTTGCTATAGATACTACAATACCACTGTACAGCTAGACGCTGGCGTTCGCATGGTAACGGCGCAAGTCCATTTGCAAGGCTCGGAGTGGCACCTGTGCCATTCGAGCTGTGAGCTGTTAGACGCGGGGAAGTTAAGCACATGGTTAAAAGAGATCAAGAGCTGGTTAGACTCGAATCCGAATGATGGTGTGTTCCTGTCTTTGACTCGGCTATGCATGGGGTAGCTGAAGGTTGACATATCTTTCTCTCCAGTTGTCACAGTTTTGCTGGTCAACTCTGATAATGCCTCTGCTTCCGATCTGAATTCCGAATTCAAAACTGCAGGAATAGTCGACTACGCTTACAcaccctccacctccgcAGCACCAAGCACCTGGCCTACATTGCAGACTTTGATCAATAACGGGACTCGGCTGATGGTCTTCGTGGCGTCCTTAGACTCCAACACAGATGCCCCTTACCTTATGGATGAATTCTCGTTTTTATTCGAAAATCCCTACGACGTGACGTCGCCTTCCAACTTCAGCTGCAATCCCGACCGGCCAGCCAGCGTGAAGAATGACCTCTCCGCTGCGATCTCGTCCAACCGCCTGCCCCTCATGAACCATTTCCTGTATGCCACAACCATCCTGAATATTGAGTATCCCAACTCCACGTACGTGACGACCACAAATGCGCCCTCTGGCGGAGTGGGGAATCTAGGAGACACCGCGACGAAGTGCCAGAGCGCTTACGGCCGTCAGCCGGCCTTTATATTGGTGGATTTCTTTGACAAGGGCCCAGCCATCGATACCGTGGATAAGCTGAATAATGTCACTTCACCTGTTGGGCGCACCAACCTCACAACGAGCTCCAGCTCGAGCACGACACAAACAAGCTCTGCCTCAACCTATTCGAACGTCTTTAAGGGGTTGGTTGAGCTAGTACAGCAGGCGAAGTCGGGCTCAAATCCCAGTATGGGCGACTGGGTTTGGGTGGGGGGTGATTGGGGAAGTCTTCTCGGCGGCGGTATAACAATGTAGGTAGCCACATCGTCGTATTATACCGCTCAGTCATTACTTCGATCCTGTGGTATCCTTGAACAAGGTGTATTTCGGTGTCGCACAGTGCATGATCGGCGTTTGGGAGTTGGGAATCATGCAGCTCAGGTATCTGGGTCTTGTTTTGTTATGTCTATAGGCGATCTTCAATGTGGATAGTATCCTAGACCAATATAGAATTAACTGCGTATCCTAGAAGGGGCAACGCCCCCGCAATGCCAGATGATCATACACACTTCATATTACCAGAATTCCATGGTGTTTCACTTATCCTGTGCCAGCAATTGCCGCACCTTGTTCACTTTATCCTCAAATGATTGCTCCTTGTCAGTCCTAGAACAGAAAATCGAGTCAGCTAGCACCACAACCACGTCACAGGGTAGGAAAAGCAGGGAACAAACCTCGACCCAACCCGGATATCGGTCTGGATTCGAACGATACCCTGTTGGTGCAATAGCATATGTGCCTGACCAATGACCTGGTGCACCTTGTCCCAGGGACCCTCTATGTCAAAGAATCGGTATTAGGTCCACACCGGTTGACCAGCTTCAGGATGACTGCAGGATTCTAAAACGTACCCAATGTCGTACCAGCCGAATGCATCACGTACTTGAGGCCGGACTTTTCGATTAGGCGCTGGACGTCTGCGATTTGTGAAGATACagagggagaggaggtcCCGATCTGTGATTTGAGAGTCCAAGGTCAGTATCTGTATGTATGTGGTGGCTATTTGTAGAGCCTGAGCGGGTTGATGGGCTCCTGAGTGGGTTGGGTGGATGGATGACACACCGGAATCAAGCAGAAGTCTGCCGTGCAGTGAGGGGGAGTCGGGATGGATGCAATGTCTGCGGGAGTCATGATTTCAGTGGATTGAACGGGATTGTATGCGGAGACTATTCGTGGGCGATAGTCGAATTTTGACGATGGGGACTCGAAGCGATGGGACCAGGATcttgaagacaaagatgcTTGACCAGATACTCTTCCAGGAACGTGGGGTACAAGCACAGCTGTAGCGGGGCACTATCGGTATAGTATCGCGATTGTTCAAAACTTCAATCTACATTCAACAATTTTCCTGCAGAGCAAACTTGAGACATTCGTGCTTAGGCTTATGCAGTTATCTTTTCAATGACGACATCTGTTTCCAATCTCGCTTCTACACATAATGGTGCAGCTTCTATTGTCTTAAGCCCTTCTGTAACGCAACCACTCATTTATGCTGCAGATGATATCGCTTGATTCCTTCCTCTGCTGACACACTGTCATCTAGTTGTACTCTATCTCAAACTGTACATCTTGACTTTCCAGGATATAATACGGATTCAGCCAACATATGACAGATCACGACCGCTTTGCTGCACCAAACGACTCGACAGATGGACCCATTGGCGGAGTACTTTAGGCTGATACGTCCGTCATGGTCGTCAATAAGGTAGCTTTGCAGCCTTTGCATTGTGCTTTCCTTCCCCgggatttttttttgaaAGGCGCCATTAGTTCCTCGTACTGGTGGCTTTGTCAATCAGAGAGATTGTGAGGCGGTTATCCCATTTCATCCGTCTCAGAAGAGCCAAAATGGATGATAAGGTCATGGGAGGTGAAAAGAATGCCTTGGTAAATCCCTTCAAATTTGCGTCATCAAGAATGACTTGCTTGAAGGCTTAGTAGTAGAGAGGCACGTTATCCCAGGATTATTTCGCTATTTGTGGTtcgtcttctcttttccGCCTCTACTTGCTCGCTAGTGAGGCCCATTCCACGGTACACAGGAAGACCCCTTGTCGGTCTGAGCATTCGCCCTATTCAGTTTTCCTTTCCGGTTTTCCTTTCCAGTTTGTCATATTACTTGCATGATCCTCTGCCAGTCACTGTACCGCCGTCACATCAACTGACCACGCATCGTTCTTCCTTCGGTGTGTCGGTGGTCGCCTGATCGCATTAATAGGCCTCTGATTCGGTGTTGACCGCCTATTTGTTGAGTCGTGCTCACTTGTCGATTGTTCAGTGACAACGCTGTTGGTGTGCCCGACGCCCGAGGATTGAGCATCTGAGCTGCTGGACGGCTTATTACATTCTTTGGTCCGTGTTGCAGCCTTTGATGGCTCTTTTCTCGTTTCAGACATTACTTGGATAACTTGCAACTCTCCCCGGCAATACTCCGCTGTTGGATGTACTCAAACTCTTGACTTATTGAGCCGATCTTCAAACCATTTCTGACGCTACTCTGACCGCCGCGATCTGATTGGGTCCAACCTGCCTAAGACTCCCAGGGTCAAGGCGCCACAGACACCGCGAATCTGGCAGCTCCGTCTGTATCGGCTATCAACCAGGCACAGACTCCCTGATCTAGTCCCATTCGGTCTAAACGGTATCGGGGTTGGGTTCTTTTTCGGTAGATATCTACCAGTGACACTGTTGACTACACAACACCTCAGTGTTCTGGATCATAGCGTTCAATCAGGCCCAACGAAGGAAGTAAATTGAGACAAATACCAACCAACTTTGAGTCTTTTTTCGAATCCTGTTCGGCAATGCTACAGCTTTGCTGTTCTATTGTCAATTTGAAGTCTGCACTACTTGTTACGGACCCGCGTTCTTGGCTTGTTTGAGTATATTAACCGTTATCTAACAGTGTGCAAAGAGCAAGGCCAACTCAGGATACGCGAACAACATTGAGGGGTTTTCCTCCGGAGCTATTGGTCTTCCAAAACCAATTCTCGTCAGGAGACAATGGTTCATATACGGAGAGCGAGTACCATACATCGACTGGCCACTTGACGAATGACAAAACCCGCTTTTCTAGAGCTCCCCGCTGGAGCTCAACTCACATACCTCGCTGAGGGTGGGGCCAATATCATTTATCGCATTGCTTCAGCTCCCTCACCCTGCCATACCGGCCCCACGGACACTTATAGCTCTTCTGGGCCCCATTTCATTGTTCCTCCAGAGTTCAAGGGAAAATTACTTCGTCTTCGAAAGGAAACAAAGACAGGAATCTCATACCAGGAGATTGCGCGTAATTTCGATAGAACCATCCGCCCATTGTTCAGTCCTGACGAACTGGTGGACCAGGAGCTTGTGTACCTTCCGAGTGGACTTGTGCAACGCTGCAATGAGCAACTAAGCGCGGCGGAGCGCAATGGCGAACGCCCCAAGAAGCGTCAAGGCGTGTATCTTTCGGTCACAGAGCCATTTGGGCTTCTGGTTACCGATATGACGACTTTTGCTACCCCGAATACCGTGCTTGCGGAATTAAAGCCCAAATGGCTCCTGCAGTCACCATCAGCGCCAGTCAATGCACGGAGATGTCGCACGTGCGCATTGCGGGACATGAAGAATTACCAGAGTCGGAGAGCAGGTGGGTCTGAAGAGATCTCGTTTTGTCCGTTGAACCTGGTATCGGACAAGTTTGAGAATGTCCTGCGCGCAGCCAAGTACGTCAAGGGCTGTGAGGACCAAACCAGGCTGGCAAGGATTCTCTATCGCAACCCTACATTGCAGAAACTCTTGACGCATCAGAAGGCTATGCGTGACGTGGGACTACATGGGCCTTCGGCGCAGTCTCGAGAGCAGTCTCTTGCGATGACTTTGCGAGACTGCACGATGTTTATAAAGGTAGCCCATTCGACTCCCTCTATGTGTACGAGACGATTGGCTTACAGTATTAGATTCCGCGTGACGAGATGGGGCCAGTGGAAGTCCGCCTTGGAGACTTAGATCTCAAaactggagctggtggtAAGGCTCAGTACTGGCTCAATTTGGAAAGCCAGTTGATCGCAGGAGGCTGGTATCTGGGCAACAATAGTGGCTTGTCCCAGAGTGAATGCTTGCTGCAGCGTTCTTGACCCTGATGGCATGCCTAGTTGCCTTGCAGTCTCCTGACTACGCTCGCTTCTCTATCATTCTGCGAGCCTCGAAGTCTTACCATGGCAACATGTTTCAAACATCTCGATAGACGAGGTCTCGGACATACTCGGTTTTTGATGTCGATTATTAATACAGGTCATCCAATTTTGGCGACCCCTTTCGGACATTCTCATGGGCGGCTTTTTATTCTGCATGAAATGTATATTAGAATTCTTTTGAGATACAGCACTGCTACACATGGCTTATCGTGCAGCGTTTTTGCATGTCGCGCCAGATCCCTCGGCAATAATGCCCTGACTAGTCCGTATTTAGTTAAGCTCGAGGGGCGCTTATGATGTCAtgcatcctcatccacagTCTTCTGATATTGAAGGGTCTAGCCCATTATATATCCGAAGGGTTTAGACAACTGCTTTCGATACAACAGAGGCCATTATTTCGATGAGGTTCGTCTCGAGTATCAATGTACAGATTCAATATCGTTAGGACTCATCACAATCGCCAATGCCGAGATCGTCAACACGTCGCTGAATCTACGTTGGCCATTGGAGCTTCGCATACAGTCATCCATACGCAGACCAAAGATCAGATAGAGCTTCAACCGATAAAATTGAAGCCTTCTCGTAGCGAAGATTATTAGAAATATGGATTCTATGTCTATAGGCTGCTGTATCTGTATATTAGCAAATGCCTTCGATCTGGCTCTCTCGGATGAAAGACATCAATAATCCATAATTCCGTAATTCCGCACTTGCTTAGATGTTGGCGACTACAGATTATGTGAACATTATCCCACGTGGAGTGGCTCTTTCTATAGCATATCTGACCCTCGATAGATATATAACAGCCCCTAGACTGTGAGGAATTATTCTCCGTTCACTttctcctcaagctcaagtgCAAATACAAGGATACGATCATGGCATCCCCGCGACTCCTCTCTCGTTCACCATTGACCTCAATCCTTCGTCTCCCCATCCAGACTACCAACGGAGCAAACCTCATCCCTCGCACCCTGTCAAGAGTACATAGATCTTTTATTTCCTCCCAGACTAAAGCGGCACCACTCAAGATGTCCAACACCGACACGCTCATTGAGCTAGCCAAAGCCCGCCGCACAATCTACAAACTCGGAAAGAACAGCCCCGTCCCCGACTCCAAGATCGAAGAGGTCGTCAACGCAGCTATCCAGCACGTCCCCAGCTCTTTCAACACCCAGTCTACGCGGCTCGTGGTCCTCCTGCACGCCGAGCACGAGCGCCTCTGGGAGATTGTCATTGACACCTTCATGCAGCTCGTTCAAAGCGGCGCCGTGCCCGAGACGACATGGAAGAACCAGACGCTGCCTAAACTACAGGGGATGAAGAATGGTGTCGGGACGGTATGTCTCTGTGTCGAGAGTCTTTGAAATGAATCCTTGAGGCTAACCCATCGCTACAGATCCTTTTCTACGAAGACCCAGCACACATCAAGCCCTTCTCCGAGAAATTCGCAACCTACAAGGATTACTTCCAGCCTTGGGCGGAGCACTCGAACGCCATGCACCAGTACTTCCGTACGTTCTTCTCCCCGTATCAGCTGCATTCGTGCTCGCGCATACTAATATCCAAGGGGGGAAACAGTCTGGACAGCCCTCGAGTCCCTCGGTTTCGGCGCAAACCTCCAACACTACAACCCCCTCATCGACGCCCCCGTCGCCAAACAATGGGACATCCCCTCGGAGTGGCGCCTCATCGCGCAACTCGTCTTCGGTAGCCGGGCGGGCGAATCAGGCGAGAAGACCCAGAAGCCCATTGAAGAGCGGGTTAAGATCTTCGGCAAACTATAACAACCTGACAACAATTTTCGACACTACTACATTAGATGCGATTCAAGAGCTTTTAGATTAGAgattatatatagaatagtGCATATAGATATATACCCAACACGAAGTCATAACTCATCAATGCACTGGCCACACTTGACGTCAAAACATCAGGCACACAATATGGAATTATCTTTGTTGATATCCCTGTCCCGCCCACCTGGACGGAGGAAAGTTGTAGCCCTCGTACCCCTGCCCAGCATATCGACTCTGAGGAAAATCATATGTGTCGTCCAGGTCTTGCTTGGCGGCTAGCACCCATCCCGCGTCTGATAATCGTTGCCGGAGGGCCTTGAGACTCAGTATTCGCTTGAGTTTGGTGCGGAGCTCGCCCATcgtatgtatgtatataaTTCGTTGGTGGAGACGGCGGAGGTCATAGAAGTATAGATTGCTGGGTGTCCGATGTGCGAGGTCCAATATTCAGTGGAGCAGAGTATAGGATGTTTTAGGTGGATAATCTTATGGTCCCCGTGGACCTTTTTTTCTCAATGCAGAAACTCAAATCGAGTCCTGGCAAAATGCTTGAGTAGAGAAGAATGTTTCTCTATTCGCCGCTGGTGGTGTGACGGCCCGAAAAGTGACGTGAACGTGAAATCAGGATGCCTTAGACAACCATTTTGACCAGCTTCGAGCATTCTTTATATTTATAACTCTTTAAACGGCTCGGACCGCGAGTCGAAAAACAGAATAAAATCTCTCAGTGCAAAATTACTCCTGGGTGGCGAGAAAATGTATCGAAAGGGAGGAAATGCGATTGTTTTCCGAGTTTGAGCCGAAGATTGCTATTGTATGCAAACATTAGCACCTAACTACTACCAGTCCGTACAATAAGAGGAAACTTAGTAAAAGTTACCCTTCGTGACAAAATGGTCAAATCAAGCAATCCGACACAGCAGAACAACTAGTTGCAGACGAAAGCTCCAAATAATCATTAATCCCTGAAGAGGGTAAAAAACCTGGAACAGCAATCAAAGGTACAAGCACAAACTAACTGCGTACAAGGACTCTTAACGAGATGTTCGGTACCAAAATGGCTCCGGATCCCCCAAGCAATCTCCAACCGTGACCGCTGTCGAACAGATTAGCACATGATAAGTGTAAGCACATTATCAATAGTTACATACTCTGCAATCCTCTCGTGCGGATCTCCTCAAGCATTGCCCTTGTCAACGTATGCACGGTCTGGTCATGCACATCGTGGGACAGGATGATGCTTCCGCCGGCATCCAACTCTGCACGGAACTTTTCAAAGCTGCGCGGGATCAAATCGGGATGGTCATTTTCGTAGTCCTTCGTGTCGATACTCGCGCTGATAACATGGTACCCGAGGTCACCCATGGCCGACAGCACTAACCCGTTGAAAGCGAGGAAAGGTGGCCTCATGTACGTCGGATAGAATCCTAGGACTTGCATGAAGGCATCTTCCAGTTGGGTCATCTGCGCGACAATGGCAGGATAGTCCAATGAGGTCAGATAAGGATGGCCCCAGCTAAGCACAACTGTGAGCTCCAGCAATGGATGGTTGAACCGGGGGATACGTACGTATGCGAGCCAACCTGATGGCCTTCTTCGAAAATGCGCCGCACGACAGCTGCATCACCGTGAAAGCTCCCTTTATTTTGGccattgaggaagaaggtcgatCGCGCACCGTATGCACTGAGGAGTTCCAGGAGATCGGAAGTGTACACGAACGGTCCATCGTCGAAGGTCAAAGCGACCGTACCAGGAATGACGCATCTGTCCAAGATGGCTCCGAAGGGCACAAGGGAGTTTCGCTTTCCGATGGTCCCGTTCAGAGGAGATGCCCAGCTTTCGTGAACAAGGTTTGAGacagagaggaaaagaacgGACATAGCccagaagagagaagaaaccATGATGACGACCGGCAGCTAAGCGAACGAGTAAGAATGGACAACGAGTGTGAAATATGGATAGTGCTTCAGTAAGTGGCCTAGGAAAGAGTCTGTAGGTGAACaatgagatgaagaagacaatcAGCATTGGGCATGGTACACTCGGCACAGAAACATTTATAGCTTTCTGCCTGAGGTGGAGAAGGGAAGATGGGGAAGGTGTAGTGCAGGATAAGGAAGCCGTGTCTGCTGCATTGTTGCGATGATAGTACTTGCAGATTGAGTGGAAAGAATATGGGAAGGAGGTGATCAAGACTTCTAAGAATTGTAGAGACGCATGCTCTTTCAAGTGCCTTGAGGGAGATGTTAGAGCATGCACTTTATGGACTATACCTTCTTCTCGAATTGGAACATTGTTCTGGCATTAGAAGGCCAAGTACATGACTCTCGTATATGAGTTTCGAAAGTACATCTTTGGTAAGTCAGCAATCCATCAAGAAAGCTTTTCATCATTTTCCGAATCCCAGCTACATCACGCACCCACACATGACAAATATTACTATGAAAACATTGATATAAAGGTAAGAAGCACCGAAGAAAGACCAGCAATTTCCAACATCAGCACAAATAATAGAGCGATCATGCTCTCTTGGTGTACTTCTTCATAGACCGTCTCTGGCCCTTCTGCGATTCACGCTCAAGGAACTTGCGCTGCTCTTCGGCAGTCATGCCACGGAGGAGTCGCTCTCGCTCCTCCTTCTTAATCTTCTCAGCTGCCAGCCTGCGCTcctctgctttttcttcctcagcagCGCGGCgaagcttcttgatctcttcttcacgaACGTGCTTGATCTTGCGCATCACCTCCGGACGGAAATGAGCAGACGCGACAAGCTTGTCAGTAAAGCGAAGGAACTGATTGAACAGTGGCATGGTGGCGGAGTAACCAGATGCAGACGAGGGGAGAGTGATAGAAAAATGAATGCGCTTCCGCGGTGTAGTCTCCTCGATTCTGGAAGTAGTATTAGTCTCCATGTTCCATTTTTACTTGAGGCATAACTCACTTCAAGGGCTTGTCAACGGGCTGGTCAGTGACAATGAAATATCTGAAAGAGTCTCCAGCCTTCTCGATAGCCTGGATCAGCTCAGGAGTGAGAAGAGTATCTGTGATCTCGGCACTTTCTGTCATAACGGTAACCCAGGATGGTAGCTTGGCATTGTCCTTGGTAAAGGTCATTGACGCATCGTACCGATCCAGGCGGAACTTGCGCATGTGGTTCTTGTGCACAACAGCCCAGATGAAACCGTCATAGGCCGAGTTGTTCACCTTGAGAGACGAAGTATCGTTGGCGGGTACGGGAACAAGATCCTTCTCCCTGCCATCAAAGGTGTAGGCGATTGCCTCAAATGTCTCGGTAGGAGCCTGCCAGCTGTCGAAGAAAAAACTGAGAGCATAGTCGGACCAGTAAACAATGGGGTTGTACCGGTTGGGCAACTTGATAGACATGTCGACGAAAGCGACGTTCTGTCTGCCGGTGGCATAGGAAATGAACTCCTGCGCAGACTTCTCCTTCAAAATAGACTCCGGGGAGATCAGTTCCGCAGGAGCGGAATCGACCGCGCCGGTGAATTTGTGGACGCCATCGAATCCCACAACCGCGAACTCGCTCTGGAGAGCTGGCGCATGAGCCTGGGCCCATTCCCTGGCTCTCCGTCTATTCTTGCGCGTGCCCCAGAGGTGAAATACAACAATCAGAAGGATCAATGGCATGACCATTGCTTCTTGTATAAAGTCCTTTGGTGAGGTCCGCTCCCAAACTCGGTACCATTTTGTGTAGGGAACCGCCGTGGCACCCTGGGTGTCGACGGCGGGGACCGACGGCGACCCCGCTACTATGGACGCAGGGGACGGCTCGGGAGCCTTAACAAAGTCGGCGAAATCTATCAAAGCGACAAGAACAGGTCAGGGGGGCATGACGACAGGGAAAAAGGAGCATACGATGCTTTCCCAGAACCGATGGGGCAGCACTCACCATCCTCGACTTTGGCTGGATCTGACGGCTGAGAGCCGCCAAACATATTCTTTAGCATGCCAGCCATTG
The Aspergillus fumigatus Af293 chromosome 4, whole genome shotgun sequence DNA segment above includes these coding regions:
- a CDS encoding thiamine-binding protein; the encoded protein is MTPADIASIPTPPHCTADFCLIPIGTSSPSVSSQIADVQRLIEKSGLKYVMHSAGTTLEGPWDKVHQVIGQAHMLLHQQGIVRIQTDIRVGSRTDKEQSFEDKVNKVRQLLAQDK
- a CDS encoding nitroreductase family protein; the encoded protein is MASPRLLSRSPLTSILRLPIQTTNGANLIPRTLSRVHRSFISSQTKAAPLKMSNTDTLIELAKARRTIYKLGKNSPVPDSKIEEVVNAAIQHVPSSFNTQSTRLVVLLHAEHERLWEIVIDTFMQLVQSGAVPETTWKNQTLPKLQGMKNGVGTILFYEDPAHIKPFSEKFATYKDYFQPWAEHSNAMHQYFLWTALESLGFGANLQHYNPLIDAPVAKQWDIPSEWRLIAQLVFGSRAGESGEKTQKPIEERVKIFGKL
- a CDS encoding CCDC47 family protein, yielding MAGMLKNMFGGSQPSDPAKVEDDFADFVKAPEPSPASIVAGSPSVPAVDTQGATAVPYTKWYRVWERTSPKDFIQEAMVMPLILLIVVFHLWGTRKNRRRAREWAQAHAPALQSEFAVVGFDGVHKFTGAVDSAPAELISPESILKEKSAQEFISYATGRQNVAFVDMSIKLPNRYNPIVYWSDYALSFFFDSWQAPTETFEAIAYTFDGREKDLVPVPANDTSSLKVNNSAYDGFIWAVVHKNHMRKFRLDRYDASMTFTKDNAKLPSWVTVMTESAEITDTLLTPELIQAIEKAGDSFRYFIVTDQPVDKPLKIEETTPRKRIHFSITLPSSASGYSATMPLFNQFLRFTDKLVASAHFRPEVMRKIKHVREEEIKKLRRAAEEEKAEERRLAAEKIKKEERERLLRGMTAEEQRKFLERESQKGQRRSMKKYTKRA
- a CDS encoding chitin deacetylase, which encodes MVSSLFWAMSVLFLSVSNLVHESWASPLNGTIGKRNSLVPFGAILDRCVIPGTVALTFDDGPFVYTSDLLELLSAYGARSTFFLNGQNKGSFHGDAAVVRRIFEEGHQVGSHTWGHPYLTSLDYPAIVAQMTQLEDAFMQVLGFYPTYMRPPFLAFNGLVLSAMGDLGYHVISASIDTKDYENDHPDLIPRSFEKFRAELDAGGSIILSHDVHDQTVHTLTRAMLEEIRTRGLQTVTVGDCLGDPEPFWYRTSR
- a CDS encoding inositol-pentakisphosphate 2-kinase, with the translated sequence MTKPAFLELPAGAQLTYLAEGGANIIYRIASAPSPCHTGPTDTYSSSGPHFIVPPEFKGKLLRLRKETKTGISYQEIARNFDRTIRPLFSPDELVDQELVYLPSGLVQRCNEQLSAAERNGERPKKRQGVYLSVTEPFGLLVTDMTTFATPNTVLAELKPKWLLQSPSAPVNARRCRTCALRDMKNYQSRRAGGSEEISFCPLNLVSDKFENVLRAAKYVKGCEDQTRLARILYRNPTLQKLLTHQKAMRDVGLHGPSAQSREQSLAMTLRDCTMFIKIPRDEMGPVEVRLGDLDLKTGAGGKAQYWLNLESQLIAGGWYLGNNSGLSQSECLLQRS